The sequence AACGAGCTCACGCAGTGCATAAACATCAGTTGCGATCAATCCCAAGCCATGCGCTAATGCCTCCAAAGCCACCATACCAAACGACTCAACATAAGTCGGTAAGATCAGTACATCGGCCTGACGCATAAACCGCTCATGAATTTCGCTGCGCGTGAACCGTGCCTCGTGCACATGGATTCCGGGACATCCTTCAGCCAAATACGCATATTCAGCGGGCAAGTGCGTAACAACATCTAACCGCGCATGACTTGCCTGATCGTATACCCGCCGAAATGCCTTGAGCAAAGCCACACCCCCTTTAATCTCAAACTGAGTGCCAACGAAAAGGAACCGACATTCGCCTGCAGTCCTTGCTGTAACTTCCGTGATAACCTGAGGAATACATGGATAGTGAACAATGGCCTTTCTGTAGACCTCATCGCCAAATAAAGCCTTCAAACTAAGGCGGCAAGCTTCACTCATGCAACGGATCTCCAAGCATCGATCGGCTAACAAGATACGCCTGATAACATATCGATACATCGGCATGGCACGCAGATTATACCCCACCAATGACCAAGGATTATCCAGATCGACAATGAATTGACCCGTAGCAATAACCGCACCCCAGACATAGACTACCGCATCACGAGAGGCTCCATAGGGACGTAGCCTCAGATTCAACAAAGGCAGCTTTTGCTTCCATGAAGCTTTAAGCCGCGGCGCATTGGCATACAAGGAACTAACCTGGTCACCATTCCTTCTTTGCGCTAATTCGGGGTTCACCGCCTGATGAGGAGGCCAACGCCTCACAGTATCAAGCTGACGATCGCGCAAGTACTTATGAGGATAGAACAATACTCTCATTTCAACTCATCTCTTCGCACCCGAAGAAAAAAATTCCCTATTTCTTCGTCACAATACATAAGTACAGAAATGAAAAGCATAATTATTATTGACTGTATAAAACCAGTTCCGCCACGAACGACATTGAACATACAAGACATCACAAACAAGCCAATAATGAATCGAGTATATTTCCTATTCTGGAGACCAGAAATAAGCCAAACATGACACATATCCAAGAAACGACCAAGAGTGAAACAAAGCGCAAGAAGAGACGGCAATCCAAAACCGTACAAAAAATCAACAATGAAGGACGGAGGTAAGGTCATGGTCACCGGATTATCTTTGTACATCTCCGGATAAAGCCACTTTTGTATAGCCACGCTACCATAATGCAATGGCTTCTCTTCCCATATCGCGCGCGGCACCAAGGCAAGTACGACATTGTAGCTCCAAGCAACCCCATGATCAACGCCACCCAATATTTCGGATAGCCTTGCCTTATGCAGGAAGGTCGCAAGATGATCAACCAAGCCATAAGAAGAAGCTATTGCTTGGGTAAACAGGTAGACACCGAAAAGAGACCAGTCACAAAATTTCATAGCAACGTGAGCACTGAAACCGGAGAGCATTCGCTCCTTTCCATTCGCATCCAAAATAGTTACTGCTTGCTGAGGAACGGGTGTGTGGCCAACCCATCGACAATGGCGCATGATGACACTTCCTCTAGCCTCGATAGGCGGCGGTGCGGCTACGTACCTCAGACTATTCAAGGCAGGCGTAGCAATAATTGTGCCCGCAAGCAGGCTGACCCCCAGCACAATACACAATCGAGGGCGCTTACAGTATGTGTACAACCAAGCCAAAGCAAGAGCAAACAGAGGTAAAACAATAATCCGGCGAGAGGTTAGAACGATACCCATATAGACGGCCAAGACGAGACCCGCAGCAAAGATAATCAGAAGCAGCACCCAGAATCCCTTGCGCCGATCAGCGGACAGCAGGGCTGCTACAGCCCCAATCAAACCGTAAATGAATAGCTCGGCAAGCATAAACAAGGGACCGCTACCTACTCGAGCCTCATTCTGCTCGTTACCAGAAAAGGCTAACAAAACACCACGCTCGGAAGCAATCTGTGACAGAAAAATAATTGCCAAAACAATCAGCGCTGCAATCACCGCAGAAACTATACAGAGACGTCTGTTGTCGACTTTATTATCGACGAATGATTGCGTAGCCATTGGCACGCGCGCAGTTCGGGTACCACAGTATACAACGAACAAGCTGGCCAAAGACAACCATACTGCAGCTATCATATCACCTTGATGAATAACCACTTTCTGCTGTGTATCAACCCATCCATAAAACAGAAGGCACGCATGCAAAGGAAATGCCATGAACCACAGGCAAGAAAAGTAGAAAATAGGAGACAGAATTGCTCTACCAAATGACATCCGCCTGGATAGATCAAAAAACAAGACTCCAATAAACAGGATAGATAGTACTAGAGAGAAGATCATTAAGCCTGTCCCGCACCACTAGGAATCCAGATGGAACACCCCTCGCCGGGCTGCAATCCAAGACTGGCATTAGACATAGAGCGGATTCCAAGAAACCGCAGAGTCCACGAATTACACACGAAGTTATGCACACTTCTCAAAAGGGTTGCCGCCGCACATCTCGGCGGACTACGTAAATAAATGGAATCATTCAGAGGAACTTTTCTGTGCATACCGTGACAGGGTGACCCTACCCAAACGGATGTATAGATAAAGAACACCTAGCGCGTGCACCAGAAAAATAGATAATATGGGAGAAATATAACCCACTACACCAAAAAGAATACTAGCCAAGGCAAGCTTTGAGAATGTCTCAAGAAAAGCAATTTTGAGCAAAGGCGTCGTATTCATCAACGAATAGGCAAACTCAGAGGGCCACCGAGTGAGTGCTATACAGAAAAGTGCCAGTGCCGCTACCACATAATGCAACTCATCCACAGGAGCGTTCTCTTCACCCACCCAAATCTTTACAATCCACTGACCCACCAGACCATAAATCAAAGATGCTATGCCCGCCAAGATAAGGATCGCCAAGAGACCTTTATTGTAACTTTTCCGAAGAGCATCATGTTCACCACGCGCATCCATAAAGATGAAATAAGGTGCAAACGAGCTAGGAATTCTCCATATAAGCAAGATGCACACCTCTGGTATGCGCCAGAGCAAGTAATAACTTGCTGCAGTTTCAGGACCAAAAAGCCAACCGATAATCAAGGCATCGGCCTGGAGAGTCAGCACGAGAACGCCGTAGAAAACATAATCACGCCCAACGCGTCCACTCACACGACACCATAATACGCGCCATCCTGTGATGCGCAGTTGCCATCCAAGTTTGTAGTGATCTTTACGCCAGTACATCCAAGCCAGAATTCGAGTGCAAAGAATACCTGCAATCTGGGCAGAAACTACACCCGGCAGCCCCATGTCCATAGAGAGTCCTGCGCCAACACCTAAACCGAACACTGCCTGTCCCGCAGCCTCTTGCAGATTGCCACGCGCCTGCAATTTCTTGGCAATAAAGGCTAATCGGTCACTACCGTATTCGTAAACGAGTAAAAAATAAATACACGACAGTGCAGCTGCGATTTGGATCTCTGTGCTGGCTAGGGCACGAGGCATAAGCCAAGGCGCAACCAACCAGAAAAGAGCTATTGCAACAAGTGCGTACAACACGTAGGCAATCTTTGAGAATGCGTAGGCTTCGCGAAACCCAGCGCTATCATCAACGGCAGCCTTTTCCGCAAGGATGCGTGCCATACCTCCAGATAGCCATGCGATGGCAACCGCGGCATAGTTATTGGTAGCCATGATGATTGCCAAGACGCCAAATCGCTCTTTACCCAGATGAGTAAGATAAACGGGGACAAGTATAAGCTGGATAACTATCATCAACCCCGTCAAGCCGTAGCCTGTCAAAAGAGCTAAAGCGAATTCACGGTTGATAGAGAGACCCATCAATATTTTTGCCAAAAACCTAGCCACGCCTGCATCTTCTACAAGAATAAAGGAGGCTGGGATAGAGACCCAACCACAAAATGCTGCTCACAAGTAATCTACCCATGCCTATTCTAGAAAGTAGCCGCAGCACTGCAGCAGCATGACGATAAGCCATGACATGGCTAGAGTCACCATTCAGCGTACGCAAGATCTTTTCCCGGACCCGATTGTCCCAAGTCAAACCATGGCGTCTAAAGGCTGCCTCAAGACGAGAGGGCGTAACAAACTGCAGGTGCTCCAGAAAGCCAATCTGTTGCTTCTTACCCTGCAGAACGGCAGCCAGCTTAACCCCAGCCTTACCGAGCACAGGGAGACACCAAATACCTAAATGCGGTTCATAAGGCCAAACGTAGTTAGGGGCCTCAAGGTGCAAAACGCCCTGCGGTGACAAAACCCGGGACATCTCAGCAACAACGGCCTCGACATCCTGCACATGCTCAATAACTGTATGGCAAACGATCAAATCAACAGAAGCATCCGGCAAGGGAAGACTCTCACCATAGCCAAGGATAAACTCGGGAACAGGCTCCTGTAGCGCTTGCGCCATCATCTGCGCTGCGCGTACGGCGACGTACTCCGGCTCAATACCAATGACCCTAGACTGGGGCCACCGTTTTCTTAGCGCAAAACAATTGAGCCCCGTGGATGCACCAACTTCGAGAATGCAATTTGGCTCATTACCATGGAAGTCGTGACTTATACGCTCAACAGTAGCCAGTGCAGACTGCCAACATGCATCAACATGACAATCTATATCGGATCCTGTCAATTCCCGCTCTGAGTGGCCTCGATTGTCTTTATTGCCAAGAAACTCCATCCACGCTTGGCGCGCCAAATCATTAAGTTGCACAGATTAAATCCTAGAAATTTATGATCCGCTTGTTCATGAATATGCTGCCTAAACTAATTCTTGGAAAAGAAATATGTTTCGGCCATTGGATTCTCAATTTCTCTAATAGCCACAGAGATTACAGCCCTATGAACTTATGGGTGAAATACAAGAGTCATTTCAGATATCCCATTACTGTAGGATAGTCGCCGCGAGTATTCGAATGAATCAAGAGCAGAATCCGTAATCACGTCTGTATCATCAACAATAGGCACCCCACCTGATCGTAGTTTATTACCTATACGCTCGAG comes from Haematospirillum jordaniae and encodes:
- a CDS encoding lipopolysaccharide biosynthesis protein, whose translation is MARFLAKILMGLSINREFALALLTGYGLTGLMIVIQLILVPVYLTHLGKERFGVLAIIMATNNYAAVAIAWLSGGMARILAEKAAVDDSAGFREAYAFSKIAYVLYALVAIALFWLVAPWLMPRALASTEIQIAAALSCIYFLLVYEYGSDRLAFIAKKLQARGNLQEAAGQAVFGLGVGAGLSMDMGLPGVVSAQIAGILCTRILAWMYWRKDHYKLGWQLRITGWRVLWCRVSGRVGRDYVFYGVLVLTLQADALIIGWLFGPETAASYYLLWRIPEVCILLIWRIPSSFAPYFIFMDARGEHDALRKSYNKGLLAILILAGIASLIYGLVGQWIVKIWVGEENAPVDELHYVVAALALFCIALTRWPSEFAYSLMNTTPLLKIAFLETFSKLALASILFGVVGYISPILSIFLVHALGVLYLYIRLGRVTLSRYAQKSSSE
- a CDS encoding class I SAM-dependent methyltransferase, translating into MQLNDLARQAWMEFLGNKDNRGHSERELTGSDIDCHVDACWQSALATVERISHDFHGNEPNCILEVGASTGLNCFALRKRWPQSRVIGIEPEYVAVRAAQMMAQALQEPVPEFILGYGESLPLPDASVDLIVCHTVIEHVQDVEAVVAEMSRVLSPQGVLHLEAPNYVWPYEPHLGIWCLPVLGKAGVKLAAVLQGKKQQIGFLEHLQFVTPSRLEAAFRRHGLTWDNRVREKILRTLNGDSSHVMAYRHAAAVLRLLSRIGMGRLLVSSILWLGLYPSLLYSCRRCRRG
- a CDS encoding glycosyltransferase family 4 protein — encoded protein: MRVLFYPHKYLRDRQLDTVRRWPPHQAVNPELAQRRNGDQVSSLYANAPRLKASWKQKLPLLNLRLRPYGASRDAVVYVWGAVIATGQFIVDLDNPWSLVGYNLRAMPMYRYVIRRILLADRCLEIRCMSEACRLSLKALFGDEVYRKAIVHYPCIPQVITEVTARTAGECRFLFVGTQFEIKGGVALLKAFRRVYDQASHARLDVVTHLPAEYAYLAEGCPGIHVHEARFTRSEIHERFMRQADVLILPTYVESFGMVALEALAHGLGLIATDVYALRELVEDGRNGRLLSPPISVWDGVLPSQYYYDWENIKQNIRNTDMSSFENDLFKAMLEFSIEPWLVNSARLESVKIMKERFVC